The Usitatibacter rugosus genome segment AAGATCACGAGGGACCACGAGCCGATGACGCTCATCCGGTCCAGCAGGCGGTTCACCTCGCGGCTGAAGATCATGCCCGCGCCGAGGTAGGCCCCCGACCAGGCGAATGCTCCCAGCACGTCGAAAACGACGAAGCGCCGGTAGGAAAGGCCCGAGGCCGCGGAGGACGGGATGGCGACGGCCGATACGCCCGGGATGAATTTCGCGACGAGCAACAACGGAGCGCCGTGCCGTCGTATCAGGTCGTCGGTCTGGCGGACGCACGTGTCCGGGGAGAGGGACATCCGGCAGACGGTCGCCAACACGCGCCGCCCGTGCGACCGCCCCAGCCAGAACCAGACGTGGTCGGCCATCAGGCAGGCGAACACCGCCGCGCCGAGGAGAACGTCCGCCCGCATCGTTCCAACGTCCGCGAGCGCTCCGGAGACGACAAGGAGCGGCGCGGCGGGCAGCGGCAGGCCGCCCTGCTCCAGGAGGACCGCGATGACAATAAGAGGAACGCCCCAGCGGGTGACAAGGTCGACAAGATCCATGACCCAGTCTACGACCAATTAATTGGGGTCAGACTCCCATTCCGAAATGGGAGTCTGACCCCAATTAATTTACGGGAAGGTGAAGGCGAGGCCGTCCTGGATGGCGGGCAGGACGACGGCGGCGTGGCTGAGGGCGTAGTCGTGCAGGTTCACGCGCAGGCCCGTGTAGCTGCGCAAGTCGAGGCGCGCGCGGAAATTCGCGATCGACGCGCGGTTCTCGGCCGCGGCGAGATACATCGACACGGGCAGCGCGTGCGTCCGCGCGAAGAGCTCGTCCTCGAAGCCGTTGATGGTGGCCGTCTGGTTCCAGAACGAGCCGTCGATCGAGATGAAGCTCCCGAAGCGGCGGTCGGCGGGATCGTCCATCAGCATCACCACGCCGGCCAGCGAGCCGGAGAGCGAGTAGCCCACGAACGTGCGCCGCGTGCGGTCCACCCGGAAGCGCGTCTCGATGAACGGCATGAGCTCGAGCTTGAGAAAACGAAAATAGTCGTTCCAGCCCGGGCTCACGTAGTCGACGAAGCGCCGGTCCGATCCGCCGTTGCCGACGGACACCACGATCGCGTTGTAGCCGCGCTCACGCACCGTGCCGACGAGGATCTGGAAAAGGAATTCGGAATCCGCCGAATAGATGACGGGATGGTTCGCGCTGCCCGGCACATAGCCCGGCGGGAACGAGATCGAGATCGGATACGTGAAGCCGGTGAACGTCGAGGCGTACTGATCGGTGTGGACTTCGTTGGCAAGCGGAGACGCCGTGACGATGCCATCGGTGCACCCCAGGCCCGTGAGCGGCCCGACGAGGCGCGTGATGTCATGAGCAAACGTCTGCGCGGCGCCCGTGTAGCTCAGGCGCAGCGTCGAGCACGACGTGAGCTCGAGCGTGGCCGTGCCCGCGCTCGTCGTCTGCACGTCCGCGCTCCGGAATGCCGTGCCGAAGCGTGCGTTCGAGCCGGTGATCAGCGGGATGGTGATGGTGCGGGCGCCGATCGTGTAGTCCGCGTTGCCCACGAGCCACGAGGCCGTGCCATCCGCGGCGTAGGTGAAGTACGCGAGATACGCGACGTTGCGGTTGCCCAGCGTCTCGAAGGTGATGAACTGCCCCTCGCCGTTTCGCTGCGCGTTCCACCACGAGCCCGAGACCACGCCCGTGAGCGAGGAGGCCGCGGGCGGCTTGTCCCCACAGCCCGCGCCGGCAAGCGGCCCCACGGAGCGCGTGAGGTCGAGCACCAGGCCCGCGATCGCGGTGTGGCGCATGCGCATGCGGGTGCAGGAGACGAACTCCAGCGTCGCGGTTCCGGACGGAGCCGTGCGAACGTCCCCGGTGTTGAACGCGTTGCCGAAGCGCGCGCCCGAGCCGGTGATGAGCGGAATCTCGACCGTGGTCGCGTTGGCCGCATAGTCCGCCGATCCCACCTGCCACGTGGCGCGGCCGTCCGCGGTATACGTGAAGTACGCGAGATAGACGACGTTTCGGGTGCCGAGCGTCTCGAAGGTGATGAACTGGCCTTCGCCGGCACGGGCCGCGTCCCACCATGATCCCGACATCGCGCCGGTGAAAGTCTGCGCCGCGGCCGGGAAGACGGCGGCCAGGGCCAGCAGGGCAATCGCGAGGAGGCGCTTCATGAAGCCATCGTAGGGGGATCGGGTGGCGCCCACGTTACCATTCCTTCCACGCCCAACCGCCAATATAATCGGGCCATGACTCGCTGGATCGCTGTTTCGATGGGAGTCGGCTGCATCGTATCGCTGCCCCTCCTCGCCCAGGACGCTACCGTCACCCTCGGCAAGCAATTCGCCGCCGCGTCCCCGCTCGAATGGGACGTGCAGGAGGCGAGCCATCCCAAGCTCGGCAAGATCCGCTTTGCCTACCTGAAGAACCTCGTCGAGACGCCGGTGGGCAACGCGAAGGTCTATTCACGCGCGTACGTCTCCTGCGATCCCACGCGCCGCAAGATCGCGATCGAGCTCACCAACACCACGTCGCCCGACGATCCCGGCGGCCTGCGGCCCAAGACCCTGCCGCGCCTCGTGTGCAGCCGCCTTGCCACGCCGAACGACACAACGCCCATCAAGGAGGAGCTGCTCGCCCCGCGCTGGGAAGTGAGCAAGATCGGCGACGTGCTCGCGCACAGCCTCACCGCCTTCCCGTTGCGCGAATGCGTGTCGATCGAAGTGCTGGAGGATGTGGAGCTGCCGAAAGGTTGGGCGCAGCCGAGCGCCGCCGTGACGTTCGAAATCACGCCCTATAACAAGCAGCTCGACGAGATCTTCGCGAGCTGCGGCGAGGTTTCTGCGTACGCGCAGCCGGCGACGGCCGTCGCGAAGGCACCGGCACCAGGCAAGGCCGCACCACCGGCCAAAGCGGCAGCACCCGCGAAGGCCCCGCCTCCCGCTCCGCCGAAGCAGGTGGCCCAAGCGCCGGTGCCCGCTTCGACACCGCCCGCAACAACCCCTGCGCCCGCGACAACACCTCCGCCGCCCCCTCCTCCGTCACCGGCACCTGCACCCGCGACGAAAGCAGCCCCGTCCGACGGTTGGCAACAAGCCCGCGCCGTCGCAACCGGCCGCACCAACGTCCGCGCCGGCCCCACGCTGCAGTCCGGCCTCGTCGTGCAGCTCGATCCGGGCATGCCCGTGCTCGCGCAAAAAGCCGAGGCCGACTGGTGGCGCGTGCGAACGACGCTCGGCGGCAAGCCCATCGAGGGCTACGTGCGACAGGACCGGCTGGTCTTCAAGTAATCCGGTAGCGTTCCACGGCCTGCGCGTCCCAGGTGATTCCCGCGCCGGGGAGCTTCGCGACGATCGCCTGGCCGTCCACGATCCGAAGCGGCTCCTGCAGAAGTACGTCGGCCCAATCGACGTACTCGAGCCAGTGACACGTGGGCGATGCGGCCAGCAGGTGCGCGCTCAGCTCCGGCATCAAATGCGAGCTGATCGGCGTGCCCCGGGCGGAGGCGATCTTCGCGGCCTGCATCCAGCCCGTGACACCGCCGATCCGCGCGACGTCCGGCATGGCGAGATCGCACGCCTGAGCATCGAGTGCGGCCCGCATCGCGTGGGGACCGTTGAAGTTCTCGCCGATCTGCAGCGGCAGCGAGAGCGCATCGGCGATCCTCGCGTTGCCCGCGTAGTCGTCGTGGCGAATCGGCTCCTCGATCCACGCGAGGCCCTCGCCATCCAGCGCCTTTCCACGCAGCAGCGCCTCCTCGACGCAGAGCGCCTGGTTGTAGTCGACCATGATCTGCACGCCGGCGGGCAGCCGCTTCTTCACGGCGTGGGTGACGGCGAGATCGTCTTCGAGCCGTGCATGGCCGAGCCGCAGCTTGAGCGCCGTGAATCCGTTCTCGAGGAGCTGCTCCGCCTCGTCGGCGACCGCATCCTTGTCCATCAAGCCCAGGCCGCAGGAGTTGTACGCGGCAATGGGCCGCGGTGACGCTCCGAGGAACGTCGCGAGCGGAACACCGGCCGCAACCGACAGCGCATCCCACAGCGCCGCATCAAAGGCGGACAGCGCCATGCGTACGACACCGCTGACGCCGAGCAGCGCGTAGCGCCGTTCGAGCAACGCGCCCAGCGCGGAAGGATCCACCGGCGAACCTGCCACGAGCTCCGCCGCCTCCTGGAGAACGCCCGCAATGGCCCGCGCGCCACTCTTCCGGTAGCAGAAGATGTACGTTCGACCGGTTACGCCTTGCTCCGTCTCGACATCGACGAGGAGCAACGGAGCCGCCCGCACGGTGGCGGCACTCGTTCCCAGCACGTAGCGCATCGGCACTTCCACCGCGACGGTGCGAACGCCTCGAAGCGTGAGCGCCGGGTGCGTCATGCGGCCTTGCCGCCGGCGTGAAGCGCCAGGATGTCGCTGATCGCGCGGTTCAGCGGCGTCGGTACGCCCTTCTCGAGGCCCAGCTCCACGACACCGCCCGAGAGCCAGCGCACCTCGAGCCGGTTGCCGCGTTCGAGGTCGTGGTGCATCGACGCCGTCATGTCCTTCGAAACCGTATCGACGAACTCCAGGCGATTCGCGGCGAAATCCTCGGGAAGATCCACGCCGTGCGCACGCCCGACGGCCACGACCTCGCGCATCACGTCGTGCAGGAAGGCCCGCGTCTGGGGGTTCTCGCGAATCGGGCCGATGGGCTTGCGGATCGTGGCCGTGGTGCCGGAGAGCCCGACCAGGAAGACGTACTTCTGCCAGATCTCCCGCCGGATGTCGCCCGACAGCTCGGCCTTGATGCCGCCCGCGAGACACGCTTCGAGCAGCCTTTCCCCGCGCGGCGAGCGCGAGCCGTCGAACTCGCCGAAGAGGAGGCGCTGCATCGGGCCCGTCTGCTTGATCACGCCAGGACGGTCGATCGCGGTGGCGACATAGCCGACGCCGCCCATGATGTTCTTCGCGTCGAACGCGGCTCGCAGGTATTGATCCTTCAGCACGCCGTTCTGGAACGAGATGATCGCGGTATCCGGACCGACCAGCGGGCGGATCTGCGCCAGGGCCGAATCGGTGTCCCACAGCTTCACGCCCAGCATCACGACATCGGACAGGCCGATCGTCGCAGGATCGTCGGTGGCGCTCACTCGCGGGAGGTGGATCGGCTCGGGGCCCTCGATGCGAAGTCCGTCGGAGCGCATCGCCTGCAAGTGCGCCCCGCGAGCGACGAAATGCACATCCGCGCCGCCGTTCGCCAAGCGAGCACCGAAGTAGCCGCCGAGGCCGCCCGAGCCCATGACCGCGATCTTCAAAGGTTGAGTCATTGCCTTCCTTTCGAGGGTCCACCTTATAACGGCGGGTCCCGTGTGAGTCGCTCCGGAGGTCTCAATCCTTTCGACCGCGCGCCATCTACCGAAATAAATGCGTCATTCGGTGACGCAATGTTTCTTGCCTCCCGATTTCTGCCCGTTAGTCTGGGCCGGCATCTCATCTCACAACACAACGCCACAAATCGGGAGACCCATGAAGACGATGAACAGGAAGCGCCTCACGAGGGCGCTCGCGCACGGCTTTGCCGTCGCCATGGCCGCCAGCGCAGCCCACGCACAGCAGGTCGCACAAACGACCGAGAAGATCCAGGTCACGGGGTCCAACATCAAGCGCGTCGACTCAGAGACCCCCTCGCCCGTCGTGACCATCACGCGCGAGCAGATCCAGCAGAGCGGCCAACGGGACATTGCTGAATTGTTGCGCAATGTTCCCGCGGTAAGCGCCGGCAGCCAGCTCGACATGTCCGCCAACAGCTTCTCGGGCGGCGCGCAGACGGTTTCCCTGCGCGGCCTCGGTTCGGCTTCCACGCTCGTGCTGCTGAATGGCCGGCGCATGACGCCGTCCGCCTACGCCGACCCGAACACCGGCAACTCGACCGTCTACAACCTCAACGCGATTCCGGTCGATGCCATCGAGCGGATCGAGATCCTCAAGGACGGCGCCTCGGCGATCTACGGCTCGGACGCACTGGCGGGGGTGGTGAACATCATCCTTCGCAGCGACTACGACGGCGCCGAGGTATCGGCCAGCATCGGCCAGAACGAGCAGAGCGAGTTCGGCACCTACCGCGCCAGCGTGACCGCGGGCTACGGCACGCTCGCGAAGCAGGGCTTCAACATCCTCGGCAGCTTCGAGGCCTACCACCGCGATCCGGTGACCATCAAGGAGCTCACCAACGTCCCGGCCGAAGACCTCGCGAGCCGGGGCGGCTGGCGCACGACGCAATCGACCAACGGGTTCCCGGCCAACTACTTCCGCGAGAACGTGCTGGGCAACGGCAACTTCGCCACCTTCGTCGGGATCGACAGCCACTGCCCGCCGGAGCAGGTCATCGCCGCGCGCTGCCGCTACGACTCGTACAAGGACGTGAACATCATCTTCGACCAGGACCGCACCGACGCGTACCTGCGCGGGTCGCTGGCGCTCACCGCCAACCACACGGCCTTCGCCGAGTTCCTGTTCTCGCGCGTGAAGACGGACTACTTCAGCACGCCGGCGGCGTTCAACAGCGGGATCTCCGTCTGGGGCACCGCGGAAGGCAACCTGCGCCAATACCGGCTGATCCTCCCGGTGGGCCACCCCGACAACCCGACCACCGTCCCGGTGGCCGCGGCGTACACGTTCTCCGACGTGGGACGACGCACCGACAGCCAGACCAACGACACGTCGCGGTTCCTCGTCGGCGTGAAGGGCGTCTTCGGGGCCTGGGACTACGAGACCGCGTTCCTCTACAACAAGAACGAGCGCGAGGACGTGAACGGCGGCTATCTCTTCTTCCCCGGCTTGCAGGCCGCGATGAACAGCGCGAGCTACCGTTTCGACGGCCGGCAGAACAGCCCGGACGTCATCAGCCAGATCTCCACCAGCTTCAAGGAAGTGGGCGAATCGTCGGTGACGAGCTGGGACCTGCGAGGCAGCCGCGAGCTGATGCCGATGGCCGGCGGTCCGCTCTCCCTCGCCGTGGGCGTGGAGGTTCGCAAGGAGGAGCTCCAGATCACGTCGGACCCGAAGATCGTGGCCGGCGACATCGTGGGCCGCGGCACGTCGTCGGCAAACGGCGACCGCACGGTGGAGGCGCTCTACGCCGAGCTCTCGTTCCCCGTGCTGAAGAACCTCGAGGCGAGCGCGGCGATCCGTACCGAGCACTACAGCGACTTCGGTAACGCGACGACGCCGAAGTTCGGCGTGAAGTACACGCCCTGGGAATTCCTCGCATTGCGCGGCACGTATGCGAAGGGATTCCGCGCGCCGGCGCTCACGCAGATCTCGGAATCGAGCGTGCAGGCGTTCAACAACGGCGTTCGCGATCCGATCCGCTGCCCGGTGTTCGACGCCAACCTGCGCGACTGCGCGACGTCGTTCGCGTCGTACATCCGCGCGAACCCGGACCTGAAGCCCGAGAAGTCGGACAACTACAACCTGGGCTTCATCATCCAGCCGACGCGCGATCTCTCCGCCACGGTCGACTACTGGCGCATCAAGAGGAAGGACCAGATCGATCGCTTCTCCGCGGCCTACCTGCTCGCGCGCGAGGCGCAGTTCCCGCAGGCCATCGTTCGCGACCCGAACCCGGCGACGTGGCTGCCGGGCGTGCCCAACTCCGGGCCGATCTTCGCGGTGCTGCGCCAGTTCTTCAACCTGGCCACGACCGAGGTGGACGGCGTGGACGTCGACTTCAGCTGGACCGCGCGCCCGGGCGAGCTGGGCAAGGTCGTCACGACGCTCGGAGGGACGTACCTCGCGCACTACAAGTACGCGGTGGCGCCGACCGATCCGATCCTCGACCAGGCCGGTTCCCTCGGTGGCCCCTCGGACGCGTTGCCGCGCTTCAAGGGCAACCTGAGCTCGACGTGGACGTACGGACCGTGGGCGTTCACCGGCCGCGTGAACTACGTGCGCGGATGGTTCGACGGACAGAATGGTCCGGCGGACCAGGGCGGCGGTTGCTTCTTCACGCCGGGCCAGCTCGTGGACCTGGATTGCCGCGTGAAGCCTTGGACGACCGTGGATGTGGGCGTGGTGTGGACCGGCATTCGCGGCCTCACGCTGGGCCTGCTCGTGCGCAACCTCGCGGACAAGGCCGCGCCGTTCGATCCGAACTTCGAAGTGACGACGGCACAAGGCTTCAACGCACAGTTCCACAACGCGCTCGGCCGCTACTACACGGCGAACGTGAGCTACAAGTTCAAGTAGTCTCCGATCGGCGACAAAGGGTGTAAGTCTTGGTTGGAACTCCCGGGGATACGCAGGTTCGAACCACTGCGTATCCCATTTCACTCATGGAGCGAACAACATGAAGACTCACCTCAAGATCCGCAACGCTGCACTGGTCGCTGCCCTCGCCGCCGTCACCGCGACGGCTTACGCGACGAACGAGTACGTGTCGGCCCATAGCGACACCGTCGTTGCGCCGACCGAGACCGTCGTGACCACCACGACGACCACGACGATCGAGCCCGTTGCGCCGGTCGAGAGCCTGACGACGAACGAAACGGTCGTGACGACGCCGGCGACCCCGGCCGAAAGCGCACCGCTGCTCAACGTTCCCTCGACGCCCATCACCATTGAGGATCGACGGATGACGCTCGACGAGCGGATCCAGTCGGACGTGATGGACAAGCTCGCGGCCTCCCCGAACATCTCCGGGAAAATCGGCGTGGAATCGAAGGACGCCGTCGTGACGCTCACCGGCTATACGTCGACCTCGGCGCAGGCGTATCGCGCGGGCCGCTATGCCGGCAGCGTGGAAGGCGTGAAGTACGTGCAGAACGACGTCCGCGGCCGAATCGGCGGGTCGTACTAAGGACCGAAGAGCAGTTGCTGTAAGCAGAAGCAAGGCAGCACAGGGCCCCGCATCTCGGGGCCCTTCTCTTTGGTGCCGCTGCTCAGGCGCTCATCTTCCCGAGGATCTTGTCGAGCGTGATGGGATAGTCCCGGACGCGAACGCCGCTGGCGTTGTAGATCGCATTCGCCACCGCTGCGGAAACACCACAGATCCCGAGCTCGCCCACGCCCTTGGCCTTCATCGGCGAGGACAAGGGATCGGTCTCGTCGAGGAAGATCACGTCCTGGTGCGGGATATCGTTGTGGACAGGGACCTCGTAGCCGGCGAGATCGTGGTTCACGAAGAAGCCGTAATTCGGCCGCGTGTCGACCGCGAGCTCTTCCATCAGGGCCGCGCCCACGCCCATCGTCATCGCGCCGATCACCTGGCTGCGGGCGGACTTGGGATTGAGGATCCGTCCCGCGGCGCACACGGCCAGCATGCGGCGCACGCGGATCTCGGAGGTCGCGCCATCCACGCTCACCTCGACGAAGTGCGCGCCGAAGGTGGACTGCTGCTGGGATTCGGCGAGCTCCTTGGGGTAGTCGATGAAGTCTTCGGCGACACGTTCGCCGCCCGCGGCAATTTGCGACTTGAGCTTCATGCATGCGGCATAGACGCCGGCGCACGCATTGTTGCCGCCCCACTGACCCCCCGAGCCGCACGAGACGGGGAAGGACGAGTCGCCAAGCCGCACGATGACCTTGTCGAGCGGCACCTCCATCACCTCGGCGGCGGTCTGCGCGATCACCGTGTAGCTGCCGGTGCCGATGTCCGTCATGTCGGTCTCGACGATCACGAAGCCGCGATCGTCCAGGCGGACGCGCGCGGCGGACTTCATCAGCAGGTTGTTGCGGAACGCGGCGGCCATGCCCATGCCGATCAGCAGGCGGCCCTCTCGCACGCGGCCCGGTGTGGGATTGCGCCGGCTCCAGCCGAAGCGGTCCGCGCCGATGCGCATGCACTCGACCAGCCGGCGCTGCGTGAACGGGCGCTGCGGCTTCATCGGATCGACCTGCGTGTCGTTGAGGATCCGGAACTGGATCGGGTCGATGCCGAGCTTCTCGGCCATCTCGTCCATCGCGATCTCGAGCGCCATCAGGCCGGGCGCTTCTCCCGGAGCGCGCATCGCATTGCCCTCGGGAAGGTCGAGGACCGCGAGCCTCATGCCGGTGAGGCGATTGGCGCCCGCGTAAAGCAGCTTCGTCTGGTCGACGGCCGTTTCGGGATCGCCGCCGGGGAGGTTGCCGGACCAGCTCTCGTGCGCAATGGCGGTGATGCGGCCGTCGAGCTCCGTGGCGAGGCGGACGTGCTGGATCGTGGCCGGACGATGCGTGGTGTTGTTGGCGATCTGCGGGCGCGCCAGGGCGACTTTCACCGGCCGCCCCGCGGCCTTGGCTCCCAACGCGGCCAGCAAGGCATCGGAACGGATCCAGAGCTTCGCGCCGAAGCCGCCACCGACGTAGGGCGAGACCACGCGGATCCTGTCCTTGGGGATGGAGAACGTCTTCGCGAGATCGCGGACCGCCCAATCGATCATCTGGTTGGCGGTCCACACGGTGAGCTTGTCGCCCTCCCAGGCCGCGATGCTCGCGTGCGGCTCCATCATCGCGTGGCTCTGGTCCGGCGTGGTGTACGTCTGGTCCAGCTTGACCGGTGCGGCCGCGAAGGCCTTGTCGAAATCGCCGAGCTTCTGGATCGGCGGCTTCGGATCCTTCTCGTCGGGCTTGGGCGGCTTCGCGTTCTTCACCTCATGGGCGAGGTCGTAGCGGCCCGGCTGGCGGTCGTAGCGAACGCGCACGAGCTTCGCGGCGGAACGCGCTTGCTCGAACGTCTCCGCCACGACGACGGCCACGGCCTGGTCGTAGTGCTGGACGTCGGGCCCGGCGAGGAGCCTCGCGGTATGCGAATCGGCCTTGGCCAGCTTGCCGGCGTTCTGGTACGTGACGACGGCCAGCACGCCCGGCGCTGCCTTGGCGGCCGACACGTCGATGGACGTGATCTTTCCCTTGGCGATGGCACTGCCGACGATGCAGCCGTAAGCCTGGTTCGCGACGACGTCATGGCGCTCGTAGGCATAGGGCGCGGTGCCGGTGGTCTTCGCGGGGCCATCGATACGATCGACGGGCTGGCCGACGATCTTCATCTGGTCGATGGGGTTCTTCGTTGCAGCCGTTTCGAATTTCATGGCTTACCCCTTCGCCTGCGTGAGGACGGAGTCGAGCGTGCACTCGGCCAGCTGCACCTTGAACGCGTTCTCCTTCGTAGGCTTGGCCTCCGCGAGCAGGCGCTTGGTAACGGCTTTCGCGCCGTTCGGCATCTCCGATTCGGCCGCTTCCACGCGCCACGGCTTGTGCGCCACGCCGCCCAGGGCCACGCGGCCCGTGCCGTCGCGCTGCACGATCGCGGCCACCGAGACCAACGCGAACGCATAAGACGAGCGGTCGCGCACCTTGTGATAGATGTGCGTGCCCCCGATCGGCTTCGGCAAGGTCACCGCGGTGATGAGCTCGCCCGCGGCGAGGTCGCTCTCCACGTGCGGCGTCGTGCCCGGGAGCCGATGGAATTGCGCGATGGGGATCGTGCGCGACGAGCCATCCGGCTTGACCGTCTCCACCGTGGCGTCGAGTGCGCGCATGGCAACCGCCATGTCGCTCGGATGGACGGCGATGCACGCCTTGCTCACGCCGACGACGGCGTGCTGGCGGCTGAAGCCTTCGATCGCGCTGCAGCCGCTGCCGGGCACGCGCTTGTTGCACGGCTGGTTGGTGTCGTAGAAGTAGTGGCACCGCGTGCGCTGGAGCAGGTTGCCGCCGGTGGTGGCCATGTTGCGGATCTGCCCGCTGGCCCCGGCGACGATCGCGCGCGAGAGCACGGCGTAGTCGCGGCGCACCCGGGCATCCGCGGCGAGATCGGTATTGCGGACGAGCGTGCCGATGCGAAGCCCTCCTTCCGGAGTGGACTCGATCTTGTCGAGGCCGAGGCCGTTCACGTCGACCAGGTGCTGCGGCGTCTCGACCTCGAGCTTCATGAGGTCCAGGAGGTTGGTACCGCCCGCGATGAACTTCGCACCCGGCTCGCGCGCGGCACGGGCGGCTTGCGCGGGCGTGGCGGCCTTTTCGTAGGTGAAGGACCTCATGCCGACCTCCCCGAGACTTCGCCGATCGCCTCGACGATGTTGGAGTACGCACCGCACCGGCAGATGTTGCCGCTCATGCGCTCGCGAAACTCGGCAGCCACGGCCTGCGGCTTGGCGGTGATGTCGGCGCTCACGTGGCTGGGGATCCCGGCCTTGATCTCGTCCAGCATGCCCACGGCGGAACAGATCTGGCCGGGCGTGCAGTAGCCGCATTGGTAGCCGTCGTGCTTCACGAAGGCGGCCTGCATGGGATGGAGGTTCTGCGGAGTGCCCAGGCCTTCGATGGTGGTGACGCTCTTGCCCTGCTGCATTACGGCAAGGGTGAGGCAGGAGACGACGCGGCGGCCATCCACCAAAACGGTGCACGCGCCGCATTGGCCGTGGTCGCAGCCTTTCTTGCTGCCGGTGAGCTTCAGGTTTTCGCGGAGCGCATCGAGCAGGGTCGTGCGCGTGTCGACCTCGAGATCGCGGAGCGTACCGTTGACGTTCAGGGACAGCTTGCTGGACACGGGCGGCCTCGCGGAAGGTGGCTTGGGCACGGCGGATACGGCCGGCAGCGTGACAGCGGCCGCGGAACCGGCGCTGGTGAGGAGGAATGTACGCCGTGTGACCTTCATGCCGCTGGACTCTTCCATTGCCTGGGATCCTTCCTGGGTGGCCCTGAAGAAAAACTTACCGGCGTACCTCCGCCGCTCTCGGCGGTTCGACATGAAAAAAGGCCGAGGATTCCTCCCCGGCCTTTTCGTACTTCTTGCAGCGGTGGCTACGCGTTCACGCTCTGGTACACCGAGGCCAGCGAGTGGCTGCGGCCCGCCTCGAACGCCTTGCCGGCGCGCTCGAGCTCCACCGGATCTCCATCCGCGACGCGGATCGCGAGCTTGCGGGCCTCGTCGGCCGTGAGCGCGCGAACGTTGACGCGGGCGAAGCAGCGTCCCGGGCGGATCAGCGCCTCGTCCAGGTCTCCCACGTTCGGGAGGTTGGTCGAGAAGATGATCTTGCGGCCCTGCGAACGCACCACGCCATCGGCGATGGTGAGGAAGCGGTGCAGATGCTCGTTGCCGTCGCAACGGGGCTTCAGCAGGTGATCCGCATCCTCGACCACGAAGGCATCGTCCCAGCCCGTGATGAACTTCACGAAGATCTGGTCCGTCTGCAGCGCCTTCATGTCGCCGGTGTACAGCGCTTCGGACTCGCCATCCTTGCGGCGCGAGATCTCGCCGAGGATCGCGCGGATCAGGCGCGTCTTGCCGGTGCCCGGAGGCCCCTGCAACACCAGCACCGTCTCCTTCGCATCCAGGTAGCGCTCGACGAAAGCCTGCACGCCGCCCTTGATCTCCGGATAGGCCTCGTCGATCAGCACGTCGTCCGCGAGCTCCTCGATCGACGCGCTCTCGATGTCGCCGTTGCCGGTCACGAAGCACCAGTTGACGGTGAACATCGGCTCGGTGATCCGCGTCGCCGCGGCCTTGCCGAGAATCCGTTGCGTCGCTTCCTCCGCACGCTGCGGGCTGGCCGCGTGGATGTGGAAGACGAACGAGCAGTAGTCCGCTTTTCGTCCACCCCATCCGGTCGCGTACAGGCCCTCGGCGTCCAGGATCAGCGTGCCTTGATCCAGTCGCTCGGCGTGCCAGGACGTATCCAGCGCCACGGCATCCAGCAATGCCTCCAACTCCACGCGGGCGGCGAACCGCACGCGACGGTAGATCGGATAGCGGCTCGTGCCGGTTTCGAAGGCGTGGACCAGGCGCGACTTGAAGATCGCCTCCTGGATCCTTCCCGCCTTCATCCCGACCCTGATTTGTTCCATATCAACCTTTCACACACAAAATCTGCTTGAGCGTCGCGACGATCTCGACCAGGTCCGACTGCGCGGCCATCACCTTGTCGATGTCCTT includes the following:
- a CDS encoding AAA family ATPase, whose product is MKAGRIQEAIFKSRLVHAFETGTSRYPIYRRVRFAARVELEALLDAVALDTSWHAERLDQGTLILDAEGLYATGWGGRKADYCSFVFHIHAASPQRAEEATQRILGKAAATRITEPMFTVNWCFVTGNGDIESASIEELADDVLIDEAYPEIKGGVQAFVERYLDAKETVLVLQGPPGTGKTRLIRAILGEISRRKDGESEALYTGDMKALQTDQIFVKFITGWDDAFVVEDADHLLKPRCDGNEHLHRFLTIADGVVRSQGRKIIFSTNLPNVGDLDEALIRPGRCFARVNVRALTADEARKLAIRVADGDPVELERAGKAFEAGRSHSLASVYQSVNA
- the paoA gene encoding aldehyde dehydrogenase iron-sulfur subunit PaoA; its protein translation is MEESSGMKVTRRTFLLTSAGSAAAVTLPAVSAVPKPPSARPPVSSKLSLNVNGTLRDLEVDTRTTLLDALRENLKLTGSKKGCDHGQCGACTVLVDGRRVVSCLTLAVMQQGKSVTTIEGLGTPQNLHPMQAAFVKHDGYQCGYCTPGQICSAVGMLDEIKAGIPSHVSADITAKPQAVAAEFRERMSGNICRCGAYSNIVEAIGEVSGRSA
- a CDS encoding FAD binding domain-containing protein, with the translated sequence MRSFTYEKAATPAQAARAAREPGAKFIAGGTNLLDLMKLEVETPQHLVDVNGLGLDKIESTPEGGLRIGTLVRNTDLAADARVRRDYAVLSRAIVAGASGQIRNMATTGGNLLQRTRCHYFYDTNQPCNKRVPGSGCSAIEGFSRQHAVVGVSKACIAVHPSDMAVAMRALDATVETVKPDGSSRTIPIAQFHRLPGTTPHVESDLAAGELITAVTLPKPIGGTHIYHKVRDRSSYAFALVSVAAIVQRDGTGRVALGGVAHKPWRVEAAESEMPNGAKAVTKRLLAEAKPTKENAFKVQLAECTLDSVLTQAKG